From a region of the Cucumis sativus cultivar 9930 chromosome 6, Cucumber_9930_V3, whole genome shotgun sequence genome:
- the LOC101211414 gene encoding uncharacterized protein At3g28850, whose translation MNGVGGKFMKKLKSIKPAIAYLNQDRILQAIAPDGYCDFFTRNENFKPNIPIQKTIKKIASNLGKKNGDGFEDGETEETGFDEKENIEPFVEYRNKDSLCSSSGNCLAGSKRETPLSEIDISSFRPPDMNSGSLFDPNLLEVFQQAVMEYMKIREEEIECSIKFEEEEEEEEEKRNPLFCFEEKCPPGGSDSVILYSTTLRGIRKTFEDCNSIRFLLETFKVKFHERDVSMHTEFKEELWRVLETNRALPPKLFIRGKYIGGAEEVLGLHEQGKLRALFEGIPIDQFSGIPCEGCGGVRFVLCYKCNGSRKVVDDESDEQRKCSECNENGLIICPYCC comes from the coding sequence ATGAATGGGGTCGGAGGAAAATTCATGAAGAAGCTCAAATCGATCAAGCCTGCCATAGCTTATCTGAACCAAGATCGAATTCTTCAGGCCATTGCTCCAGATGGGTACTGCGATTTCTTCACTAGAAACGAGAATTTCAAACCCAATATTCCGATTCAGAAGACGATCAAGAAGATCGCTTCGAATTTGGGAAAGAAAAACGGAGATGGGTTTGAAGATGGAGAAACAGAGGAGACTGGTTTCGATGAAAAAGAGAACATTGAGCCGTTTGTTGAATATAGAAATAAGGATTCTTTGTGTTCAAGTAGTGGGAATTGTTTAGCGGGATCAAAAAGAGAAACCCCTTTGTCGGAAATTGACATCTCGTCTTTCCGGCCACCGGATATGAACTCCGGCAGCCTCTTTGACCCTAATTTACTTGAGGTTTTTCAACAAGCTGTGAtggaatatatgaaaattaggGAAGAAGAGATCGAATGTAGCATCaagtttgaagaagaagaagaagaagaagaagaaaagaggaatcCTCTGTTTTgctttgaagaaaaatgccCACCAGGGGGATCGGACTCTGTTATTCTTTACTCAACAACTCTAAGAGGAATAAGGAAGACATTTGAGGATTGCAACAGCATAAGATTTCTGTTAGAAACATTCAAAGTGAAATTCCACGAGCGAGATGTATCGATGCACACGGAGTTCAAAGAAGAGCTATGGAGAGTTTTGGAAACAAACAGAGCTTTACCTCCAAAGCTGTTCATAAGAGGAAAGTACATTGGTGGAGCAGAGGAAGTTTTGGGGCTGCATGAACAGGGGAAGCTACGGGCTTTGTTCGAAGGTATTCCGATTGATCAATTCTCCGGGATCCCATGCGAAGGGTGCGGCGGAGTTCGATTCGTGCTTTGCTACAAATGCAATGGGAGTCGAAAAGTCGTTGATGATGAGAGCGATGAACAAAGGAAGTGCTCAGAATGTAATGAAAATGGATTGATAATCTGTCCTTATTGCTGCTGA
- the LOC101211662 gene encoding uncharacterized protein At2g39795, mitochondrial: protein MLKKMMAASAVALRSGTRPSLMFTCRHSTSASSAVNSFLLRSLKEHYLEITRMAAPPKVSPPSSFSIIVGALDGNGPVLTKNYGKEEINISVMRLANIVRGGGGGDDDDEINQLFLHVTVSKLEQKDNLHFLCGLYPDALGIHSVSMRPKAESSGSGFLVVPSSYNGPTFEDLDEKMRDMFHNYIEERGVNESLFPFLQAWLYVKEHRNLLRWFRSVGTFIYEPKNGKKD, encoded by the exons atgttgaagaaaatgatggcCGCCTCTGCGGTGGCCCTCCGGAGTGGCACTCGGCCGTCTCTCATGTTCACTTGCCGCCATTCCACCTCCGCATCCTCCGCCGTCAACTCCTTCCTCCTCCGCTCCCTCAAAGAACACTATCTCGAGATCACCAGAATGGCGGCTCCTCCA AAAGTGAGCCctccttcttccttttctatcATAGTAGGCGCATTAGACGGCAATGGACCGGTGCTTACTAAGAACTACGGGAAAGAAGAGATTAACATTTCGGTTATGCGATTGGCTAATATTGTTCGGGGAGGTGGTGGAGGCGACGACGATGATGAAATTAACCAGTTGTTTCTGCATGTGACTGTATCGAAGCTGGAGCAGAAGGATAAtttgcattttctttgtgGGTTGTATCCTGATGCCTTAGGTATTCATTCCGTTTCGATGAGACCGAAAGCCGAATCTTCGGGGTCGGGGTTTCTCGTTGTTCCGTCCAGCTATAATGGTCCTACATTCGA AGATCTGGATGAGAAAATGCGAGATATGTTTCACAATTATATAGAAGAGCGAGGTGTGAATGAGTCcctctttccatttcttcaagCATGGCTTTATGTGAAAGAACATCGAAATCTTTTGCGGTGGTTCAGATCAGTTGGCACATTCATCTACGAGCCCAAGAATGGTAAAAAGGATTGA
- the LOC101210179 gene encoding nuclear pore complex protein NUP1 translates to MATEREDVQYEGGRGGKFQKRPIRRSHTTPYDRPPTALRNSAAKGWLSNLVDPAHKLINSTAHWLFSTVFRKRLPPPPPSFPLSREANDEMEHRNQEEVAADPSGTQEGTNIGFVPSINSNNTQGLSDLEKILNEKTFSRFEIDRLTELLKSRVADVPRGVESRKFEQVPSTPVTSHGIQEGSPKLPTQSQDGVSPHMATTHVVTANVLDEDVASPAEIAKAYMGSRPPKATPLSMAGNPLKSSTLSLVPRSPGNFDVVENGFVTPRSRGRSALYSMARVPYSRVRATPSIKNSIATADAYRSTTPSSSQSAWEQGRLLGSKQGALKRRNSVLDDDMGSVGPIRRTRQKSNHLFSTSLGLPSSSTSIRASGIGSETARHLQSTKVHPFSSNGGKPLYSNEIQRNFSKMTAESKNAMTPSSSFPQIPLRSSEMASKILEQLDKLTPPKEKSSELKLLSVRNNSPMKLSPSMLHGPALRSLEDVDSAKYLENVEGIRSNDARDLTSQKNDKFEESSPSKFNVPNDKSISTGDGVGSSVSTKDAGSGSGMQVSFVGPSIQTKCAFQMSAHEDFVDMDEEGFSNGPVADKSFEMQGKVDDSLVSVSKPKNTEVITVDKSKASIEAKPFVVSVMNKINDQGKSDVPSTTEKSPIFSFPTASSPSITANVKGTESSLRPEKVASPELPKAATAPIFGFGEKSPSQKEAGSHPPTFAFGSKATTTNEQNTIHVVTSEANVEPTQQASPPTTFKFGDKASFPIPANAATENGNKSAGSLFKFASPLVNEKEGANVGGSASVFKAENSSSSIPSFGVPKESISEKAGDKSSSPGLIFGTSGNFFSSSVSTSTSTPTPSLFSFSTPSTNSNLNNGSLVSTTPSTLPTPATTFSNNVTSQNSSVKPSFSAATSNSEPVSSTSPPTSSPMPSFSAAPIFKFGSSSVPSTSAPALSAPSVVGSVETKTKPETTFGNLSGFPASDTSAVKVASTGNSVFQFGAASTTSDANKGPANSTFAQNNIPAFGAPVSFSSSGLALSTQSTPALQFSSSSTSFGLTRNTGLASGSSLFGSSAPASNPFTSGATFGLASSSSSASNSVSSSAGTSSSFFNWQPSSTPSFSTGFSSTPSGGFSFGLSSSSSASNSAPMVFGSSSTGAPSASMFSFTSAASATTSQPAFGNSNNAFTFGSTPPANNNEQASMEDSMAEDTIQTASPMPSFGQQPLTPPPSSGFMFGSTAPSPLGANPFQFSGSQQNLPQNPSPFQASGSLDFNASAGGSFSLGAGGGDKSNRKYVKVKSKSRKK, encoded by the exons ATGGCGACAGAGCGTGAGGACGTTCAATATGAAGGAGGTAGAGGTGGGAAGTTCCAGAAAAGGCCTATTAGAAGGTCTCATACCACGCCCTATGATCGGCCGCCGACTGCTCTAAGGAACTCTGCTGCTAAAGGATGGCTTTCTAACCTTGTCGATCCAGCGCACAAGCTAATTAATTCTACCGCCCATTGGCTTTTTTCTACTGTCTTTCGTAAACGCCTCCCCCCTCCGCCGCCGTCATTTCCACTTTCtcgag AGGCTAATGACGAGATGGAACATAGGAATCAGGAAGAAGTTGCAGCT GATCCTTCTGGGACTCAAGAAGGGACTAATATTGGTTTTGTTCCAAGCATCAATTCTAATAACACCCAAGGGCTGAGTGACcttgagaaaattttgaatgagaAGACCTTTTCAAG ATTTGAGATTGATCGCTTGACTGAACTTCTGAAATCAAGAGTTGCTGACGTTCCAAGAGGAGTTGAATCGAGGAAATTTGAACAGGTCCCTTCAACCCCTGTTACCAGTCATGGAATACAGGAAGGATCTCCAAAACTTCCAACTCAGAGTCAGGATGGAGTTAGCCCGCATATGGCTACAACTCATGTTGTGACTGCAAAT GTCCTCGATGAGGATGTTGCTTCACCTGCTGAGATTGCAAAAGCATACATGGGCAGCAGACCTCCAAAAGCAACTCCGTTGAGTATGGCAGGCAATCCTTTGAAATCCTCTACTTTATCTCTTGTGCCAAGGTCTCCAGGAAATTTTGATGTTGTTGAAAATGGTTTTGTCACGCCGAGATCTCGTGGTAGGTCTGCCCTATACAGCATGGCTCGAGTTCCATATTCCAGAGTTCGTGCAACCCCCAGCATAAAG AATAGTATAGCCACAGCAGATGCTTACAGGTCCACTACGCCCTCATCATCTCAGTCAGCGTGGGAGCAAGGGCGACTTTTGGGGTCTAAACAAGGA gcTTTGAAACGCCGAAACTCAGTTTTAGATGATGATATGGGATCTGTTGGTCCTATCCGAAGAACTCGTCAGAAATCCAATCACCTTTTTTCAACAAGTTTAGGTTTACCAAGCAGTTCCACTTCTATTCGAGCAAGTGGCATTGGTTCTGAGACTGCTCGGCATTTGCAGTCTACAAAAGTACATCCATTTTCGTCTAATGGTGGAAAGCCACTTTATTCAAATGAGATACAGCgtaatttctctaaaatgaCTGCAGAGTCCAAAAATGCTATGACACCTAGTTCAAGTTTTCCTCAAATTCCCCTCAGGTCAAGTGAGATGGCATCAAAAATATTAGAGCAGCTTGATAAATTAACCCCTCCAAAGGAAAAATCTTCGGAACTGAAGCTGCTTAGTGTAAGGAATAACTCACCCATGAAGTTATCACCATCAATGTTGCATGGGCCAGCTCTTAGAAGCCTGGAAGATGTGGATTCAGCTAAGTATTTGGAAAATGTTGAAGGCATTCGGTCTAACGATGCCCGTGATCTTACTTCTCAAAAGAATGATAAGTTCGAGGAAAGTAGTCCGTCAAAATTTAACGTACCCAATGATAAATCTATTTCTACCGGTGATGGTGTAGGTTCTTCAGTTTCTACTAAGGATGCCGGATCTGGTTCTGGCATGCAAGTTTCATTTGTTGGCCCTTCCATACAAACAAAATGTGCCTTCCAGATGAGTGCACATGAG GATTTTGTGGATATGGATGAAGAAGGATTTTCTAATGGACCAGTAGCTGATAAATCGTTTGAGATGCAAGGAAAAGTTGATGACTCATTAGTGTCTGTGAGTAAGCCGAAGAATACTGAAGTCATCACAGTAGATAAATCAAAGGCTTCAATTGAGGCTAAACCATTCGTGGTATCTgtaatgaacaaaataaatgacCAAGGAAAATCTGATGTTCCCTCCACTACAGAAAAGAGCcccattttttcctttccaacAGCATCTTCACCTAGCATTACAGCCAACGTGAAGGGTACTGAATCAAGCTTGAGACCTGAAAAAGTTGCTTCACCCGAGTTACCAAAAGCAGCCACAGCCCCTATTTTTGGCTTTGGAGAAAAGTCGCCTTCACAGAAGGAAGCAGGGTCTCATCCCCCCACCTTTGCCTTTGGAAGCAAGGCTACCACaacaaatgaacaaaatacCATTCATGTTGTAACTTCAGAAGCCAACGTCGAACCAACTCAACAGGCTTCTCCTCCTACAACGTTTAAATTTGGAGACAAAGCTTCGTTTCCTATTCCAGCAAATGCCGCTACAGAAAATGGGAATAAGAGTGCGGGGTCTCTATTTAAGTTTGCATCACCTTTggttaatgaaaaagaaggtgCTAATGTTGGCGGTAGTGCTTCAGTTTTTAAAGCAGAGAATTCTAGCAGCAG CATACCATCATTTGGAGTTCCAAAAGAGTCTATATCGGAGAAAGCTGGTGATAAGAGTTCAAGTCCTGGtcttatatttggtacatcTGGGAATTTTTTTTCGTCATCTGTCtcaacatcaacatcaacacCAACTCCgagtttgttttcatttagCACCCCTAGCACTaattcaaatctcaacaaCGGGTCTCTTGTTTCTACTACTCCATCTACTTTGCCGACTCCAGCCACCACCTTTTCTAATAATGTAACAAGTCAGAATTCATCCGTCAAACCATCTTTCAGTGCTGCCACTAGCAACAGTGAACCCGTCAGTTCTACAAGTCCTCCTACGTCCTCTCCTATGCCATCCTTTTCAGCTGcaccaatttttaaatttggaagcTCTAGCGTACCTTCTACTTCTGCTCCAGCTCTATCAGCACCAAGTGTAGTTGGATCCGTAGAAACCAAGACCAAGCCAGAGACAACATTCGGCAATTTAAGTGGCTTTCCTGCAAGTGACACATCTGCTGTTAAAGTTGCTAGTACTGGAAACAGTGTTTTTCAATTTGGAGCTGCATCTACTACTTCAGATGCTAATAAAGGACCAGCAAATTCAACTTTTGCTCAAAACAACATTCCTGCATTTGGTGCTCCGGTTTCATTTTCTAGTAGTGGGCTTGCATTGTCTACTCAGAGTACACCTGCTTTGCAATTCAGTTCATCATCTACGTCATTTGGTTTGACTCGGAATACAGGTTTGGCGTCTGGCAGTTCTCTATTTGGTTCTTCAGCTCCAGCATCTAATCCGTTCACTTCAGGTGCTACTTTTGGGCTTGCTTCCTCCAGTTCCTCTGCTAGCAATTCTGTCAGTTCCAGTGCTGGTACTAGTTCTAGCTTCTTTAACTGGCAGCCTTCCTCAACACCGTCGTTTTCTACTGGCTTCAGCTCAACTCCAAGCGGAGGATTCTCCTTTGGTCTTTCGTCATCGTCTTCTGCTTCTAATAGTGCACCTATGGTCTTTGGATCATCATCAACCGGTGCACCGTCAGCCTCTATGTTCTCATTTACTTCAGCTGCAAGTGCGACGACATCACAACCTGCTTTTGGTAATTCTAACAATGCCTTCACTTTTGGTTCAACTCCTCCTGCTAATAATAATGAGCAAGCAAGTATGGAGGATAGCATGGCTGAAGATACCATCCAGACAGCATCGCCTATGCCTAGTTTTGGGCAACAGCCCCTCACGCCACCTCCATCGTCAGGGTTTATGTTCGGTTCAACAGCTCCATCTCCGCTAGGAGCAAATCCTTTCCAATTCAGTGGTAGCCAGCAAAATCTACCACAAAATCCCTCCCCATTCCAGGCTTCTGGTAGCTTAGACTTCAATGCCAGTGCAGGAGGGAGCTTCTCATTAGGCGCCGGTGGTGGTGACAAATCAAACCGAAAATACGTGAAAGTTAAAAGCAAATCAAGAAAGAAGTAG